The DNA window ttttaatattcttcttcaGACATAATGTCATGATAATGGTAAGCAGCTAAGTACACTATAGTAAAGTAGCACTATAACTACCGATGATTATAGTGTACAATTtgtattctaataaaaatcgttGCAATAAAAAGTCATTGAAATTCACAAAAGTGAAGCGTtgtgtatttataaaagatagtTTTAGAATTAACATTTCTCCAAGTTTCGCAAACTTAGATCCGCATCACCTTACAGCCTATAAAACTTCTTCGAACTTCGAGAAACCTGCAGTCGAAAAATATCTCAGAAATCGATACGGCACAATTTTTCGGGGCAAATCAGTCTTGTCAGCCGGTCGCGGTTACTCCTTTCACGCGgcgaaatattcgaaagtaaagagagaaagagaacgagaaaaaaaaaagaagaaaattcaacaGCGTCGAGTTTCAACCGGTCAACACACCGGTCGATATTACAAAACCTGGAACGATTATAACTCGCAACGGGTAAATCGATAGTGGCGATcgacaataataaatattctcgtGACTCCCCCCTGTGCTTTTAGCGTATCACTGATTCGAAACGCTTCGTGTCTCGATAATCGAACCGGTGAGATATTCCAGTTTATGCATACCGGCCATTCTCGTTCATTCCTCTCGCGTTCTTGCGAATCCGTCGTTGTACGACACCTTTGGCCGCGAATCGTGTCGCCTCGAAATAACCGATGGTGGCGTTAGCGTTGGGAAGCTCTGGTAgtcattaattataattaatatcgatgcCGATAATGGCAGGCGCACCGTCGCCTCGCCGATCCGTATATTGCTGGGACATAGATCGGCGAGAACGCCTCTAACGTGTAAGTGCGCGCTATATATGTCcatataaatttccatcttCCATCGAGGATGATCGTTCCTGTTATATAGCCACGTTTATACAAGTGGTCAATTTGTAGGTTAGTTTGGTTGTTAGCTGCGGCTattaaaaaacagaagaatatAAACGACGAAGATGCACCATATAacgacagagaaagagaaagagagagctaATGTGCACGGTATAGCCTATCCGAGTCGTTAAAAGCTACACGAAAGGTATCGTCGACGTGGATTAAATGTTGCTCGTTATACGTGTCGTGGTTGTAAATCGTCGTTGTAAATCAATTGACCAGACTTGGCCGGACTGAACGACCTGATAAATAGGATTAACTGATTTACATGAACGAGATTCGTCCGGGCAGCATCGATCATAATCAACGCTCTCGATAGCGTAATCTAGAATTCATTTTCGTCAGCCATATAAGATTTCTTCCGACTCAACggtctttcttcttttctttttcttttttttttttttttgtttcttttttcctcatTTGTACGCTCTATAGGCGAATCCATGCCAGCATCCGATCGTGATCCTGAGGGACGTTGCCTCGTCCGATATGGAGTCGTTGCTGCGCTTCATGTACCACGGCGAGGTTCACGTGGGACAGGAGCAGCTGGCCGCTTTCCTCAAGACGGCGCAGATGCTTCAGGTTCGGGGGTTGGCCGATGTGAACAGCGGTGCTGCCACAGCGAAAATTCCACCTCCCTCGTCGTCTGGTGGAAACAACGGTAGTGCACCggtaaatatgaattttaatctttgaaatattaaactttattttaattcgacTATCTAGTGTAATAACTGAGGGATATTTGATTTTCACAGGCGACACCACGCAATCCCTGGCAAGATAACGGCAGGGGAGAATTGAACGAGGGTGCTTTGAGTCCTCCGCCAGAGAAGAGACCTAGAAGCTATAGTCCACCATTGGGCAATCACGTGGAGCAGAAAACTGACCTTCAGGAGTCCCTTCTGGGACAAGCCCTGGAAGGAGGACCTACGATACACACGACACCTACGAATAATGTACAGGTAGGAAGGAATGTTACTTTGATTGGGTCAATCCTTTGACAGTTTTACAGTGTTTAAAAATCTGAGAGTTAagtttttttgaaaatatgtagtctgcaaattagaaaatacgtGATTTGTTCCTTTCGATTTGTTAGTGCAATTTTCACGTATTTGTATATGATCCAATAATACACCCGTGTATGCGATGCCACTTTATTATACTGGCAGAAGATTAATAGTTTTAAATGAGATTTATGAAGACTGGATAAGAAAAGTGGAATTATTATCGGTTACAGGCGCAGTCTACAGGCGAGGATTCAAATTCCATGTCGGAAAACGAAGAGGAGATGTCGAATAACGACAGTATCCTGAATTCCGTGAAGACGGAACCAAGCGACATTTTAAATGATTCTATAGAACACCATCGTAACTCGTTTCCTACGGCGCTCTTGGGAATACCAGGTAATTCAATCGAAATCAATTCAACTCTTTTTGCTCTTTATAATGTTTTCTAGTTGGCGGCTAAAGAATAATAGCGCTGCAAGTcgagattttgaaaattcaaattcaatgacgtgtttcaatttttaaacgtaaTCTATCTCCGTAATTAGTTaagttgtaattttattctctgtcTGTGCGTTTTAACGACGTGAAAAAGTATAAGCAATTTTTTATGGTAGTGAACGCACAacattattttacgaaaactTGCAGTAGACTGACTTACACAACTACGACTCTCAGTCAACTAATCGagatagaaatgaaatgaCGTCGAGTCGATTGACATTAATTTCCTGCTTAGAGTTGACGAATGGTGTAAGACAATTGTGTGATTATGATCGTAATTGATAATTACAGGACTGATACCAGGGCCATCCGGGATCCACGCGGCGAATCAGGATCCGAATTACGGTAAGTGATCAGAGTCAACGATTCGATTTTACAGTTTATTACGATTTCGTAGCCCAAGACTATAGTATCCTCCCGTCGATTCCCTCAAGACTCTGGTCTCTCGTTGTTGCGTTGAATGCATGGAACTCTCGTACCTCTCACAACCCTGCATCCCCTTGCCCAACTTAACcctttttgaaaaaaagaaaaaaatatagtaagaaagaataataataacgataaaagaataatacagAAACATGGCGAGTAACAGCGTTATCGTGGAGCTACGTCTCCGACGGCTCTTCGAGTTCGTTTACCggaataatatcgattttccTCCGCAAAAAATGGTCTGCGGTCGTTAGAAACAGAATTGTTAGGGTTGCCATGCAAAGCCAAGCTCGACTCTTTTTAATCTCGAATTCTTTAAAACGACCCTTCTTCGAGGCTTGCTAAAGCTAATTGGTCAGTCGAGGCGAGATACGAATTCAATCGACTGTTAAAACTGTTTATGGATAAAAGAGAGGGTGGAGGTATGGAAATGGCAATGAAGAAGGACAAAGTACACACGTTACCACATTCAGCAAACAGATAAAAATCTGaccgaaataaaattgataccTGTGATATCTTGAGATTAAAAGagtgaaaaatacatttacaaaaaaaaaagtagaatgTAATCTACGATTGGATCATAGATATTCAGGgaagtaaaaaaaaacatacacACACGGATTCGGGGGCGGGAAACAGTGTGAcaggaatgaaaaaaaataaacggaagtaaaacaaaaaatgttaaaaaaagagataaatgAACGGAACGGGAAACGAAGGGCTGTGGGAGAAcggaaaaaaattgaatagtgtttaagggatcgtacgaggTTGGCTGAGGACTGACATTGGCTGGTGGTTCCAGGGCGATGGCAGCCCTCTGGAGGAGACGGTTCAAGCTCGAGTTCCGGTTGGTTGCCGGGTACGTCCTCCGCGAGGAACGACCACACCGGGTCTGGAACTTACCAGAGCGGAGTGCACAACTCGAAAGGTCAGGACCTGTCGTCTCTGCTCCAGCAGcatcatcatcaccatcaGCTCCACGCCACCAGCCAAGCGTCGCAGCAACACGCCCTAAATGCCTTGAACTCACTCAACTCCCTGAACAGCCTGAATACCGAGCAGCTGACGATGATGCATCAGAAGCTGCAGAACAATCTTCAAACGttgcagcaacagcaacaaacCGCCAGCGCGAAAAACGAGCTCAATCTGATGCTTCAATCGTGCACCAAGGAGAAGATTCAAGAGAGCATGGCGTTGTTCCATCAACAGACTCATCGTCGGTTTCACCAGCAACAGCATCATCAAACCGACAACACGAGCCAATCTGGCAAACCAAAGTGTCCGGAGTGCGGGAAGATCTATTCGAACAATTCGAACCTCAAGCAACACATCGTGAACGTGCACACAGTTCAAACCGAGTACGTCTCCTGTCACGTGTGCAACAAGCAGTTCAAGACGAAACAATACCTCCAGATACACCTTCTGTCGATGCATGGTATCCGGAAACGGAAAAGTTACCCGTTGTATCAGATGCAGACGCAGATACAACAGCAACAATCGTCGGGTAGCCAAGTGTCTGGCGGTCAGCAATCGCAGCAACAATATGCGGCACCAGAAAGATGGTCGAACGAGGACAAACAGTGATCGGAACGCGTGTCTTGCGTATCGTTGATCGATCAAAGAATTGACGAGACACGCGTGTTTCCCTTGGACGATGTTTAGGGCTGAAAAGAGAGGGGTCGATGAGAGTGGATGCTGGCAATCTGTATAATTGACCCAAAGGAACTTTGACGAATAGCTGGGAATATTCCCGAGTAAGACAACTATGACCTCGCAATAATACTCGTAGTAGATGTACATATACACTATTGTAAAACTGCATAGGGAAATAAGTGTTTGTTCTTCGCGTAGAACATCCGtagtttttctcttttctctctttctttttttttttttttttattcatttctacCGATAGTTAGAACAAAAGAACGGAGGTGGCGATAGGCAGAAGGAGGGCGAAAGAGGGTGCTGATACGAGGATTGGCCGACCTATTTTCGTATTGTACCGCAGTGCGCAGCCAATCCTTCCAGGCAGCGATAAGTAAGCGCCCGCGATTGGCCGACAGAGACTTCTTGAAATTCTCGCCCGTATTCTTATCGGCATAAATAGTAGcggacgaagaaagaaggatgCGTCAGCCTCGTTTCGCGAAAAGAGAGTCATTCACGGGAAAAACGTCGATAGAACTGTATTCACTACTTTTGAGGATTCACGACCTTTAAGGGGAACCGAGCGAATAGAGAATTCTAAAGAAATAGCTGAACCGGTGAAAATAACCTTTCTAATAGAACCGAATTTTATCGTGAAtattcctcttctttcctctcccttttttatttgttttttttttaacgaatcacatttttttctctctctctttcaccgCCGATAAATTCTTTCGCTTGTGTCGTTGGCAATTAGATTGACCGAATTACGACGGTGTATCTttataggaaaagaaaagaagaaatggagCGAATTATTTCCGACCGTGGCGTTGAAACGAACCGAATTCAGGGCGCAATATTCGCTTGTCTTTTAACGTATGTCTCTGCACAGGgtgcttttaaaatattgacaCGCGTGGCTAAAACCGGTAGCCAGAAATGCAGCGTCCCATTTACTCTCTGTCGCTTCCTCATCTTGACGCGTCACAGTTCGCCCTGCAATCGTATGTAAATGTGTGTCCGCTTGTGTACGTCTCTCCCTGTGTGCATTTTCAGAGGCACGAACGAAACGAGGCTCGGTACCACACATACGTACACACGTCGAATGCCCGCGCACATTTAGGCTCACGGAATTACGAGGCAGAAAGAGATAGACTGGCTTGTATTGATCTCGAGGATTCAACAAACAGCACCTAGTGCCTCCCGCTCCTTCCTCTCTAACTTTACCTTACTCTTCCACCCTCGACCTCACCCtatctctcgtttcgttctcCACGTGTTTCATAGGATTCAACTTGTCTCTCGGACAGAGTTTGATGAgcccccccccctccccctccccgATAGTTTCTGAGCCAGCTTGTTAGCAGACGTTTGCTTCAATTCTCCTCATTTTCCACGCGAATTAGATCTGACACGGTGAATTTCAAGTTCGTTTATTCAAATTGCATTTTTACGATCGATCACTTTCAGTTCTACTCGAGATAACAGATAGCAGATATGTATGTAAGagtgtattttgtattttctaaactTAAACTGCAATATCACGCGAAAAAAGCTTTGCATTACGGTATATGCGATATCAGGCCGATCTATACCATTCACGGATCAAATCGTTAACAGTGTGAGTGCGTTGTCGGCGTCGAGCCATTGGATCAGGGTTTTTCGAGGGTGAGGAGAAGAAAGTTGCACGGGACACGCGATACAAGGCCCTAGTGAGCGTGGGCCACGCGATGCTAGCACACGATCAGCCTATCACCCCTATTGCGAACCCCTGGCAAAACAAACCCTGCCGGCTTATCCAATTCCACGGCATTTCCACGAATCTCTTCCATCTCCTGTCTGTGCTACCCAACCCTGACGCTCGTAGTTCCGACGTAAATGGAGGAGGAGACTCGCATTTGTTCCAGCCACCctctcgctttctctcttcgttcaTTCTAACCCTTCTTCCACCCTTCGTTTTTGCCTGCGCCTTCTCCGTTTTTACCTTCAACCCGCAATCCCTGCCATTCAAGCGGTCGGTTAGATCGTCTTGTTCTTATTTCTTGGAGTGAAACTACGTCACCTTTGAGAGCCAGTGAGCATCTAAAAGCATTCGCCGCTTTGGTTTCAACCGACACCACGAGGAAATGGTTCTACTTCCTGCTGTCGTTAAAGATGATGGCTCGCTAGCATATATCGTTCTTCCATTTTTgcttgtttcttcgtttttttctttttattcttacgTACAATTAGTTTCGGGTATCATCATCATTCTAAGTTCAACGATTGTCCTAGGTCAGGTATATTTTGGATTTCAAACAAGTGGATTCAGGAAGAGTTTTAAAGACttttttttgaatttttgcatCTGTCGCtgctttttgaaatatttagagtCAAACAATTTGTAGATTTGACAAATTTGAATTCCTAGACATTCCGGTGAACATGGCAATTCCACCGAACAGAAGTTTTTTTACATTGTTCACAAGTTCCTTAATGCTAGAATCACCGAAGATCGAAGTATAACATTGATAgcatagaaatgaaaatagaagCTTGGAAGCAAAGCTTTATTCATATTCATTATccaaaaattcattgaaatacCTGAAAGTGCATCGTTATAAATCCACAGATCTGTAGAATTAGTTTGGTGATTTtactgttaaataaataatactttttcaaTCCTCAATCGCCACTCGAAACGCTCGAAAAGATTTTTTCCGctttttctccaattttctTGCCATTACACGGGAAATCTCCACGTAAGCTGGTGAAATCGGCTCTCCATTCGTCGCTTCACAGATTACAGTCATCTATCACCCGGATTCGATCCGGATAACCTAACCGTCCGTTTCGAACTTCGCTAGATTCTTATCAACTTGATAAGTTTGTCTGATAAAAGCGGTATGTCTCTTCTACCGTCTAACCGACGTTTCTCGTCGTCGTGTACGTAATATCTTTCGACATACATGGGGTGGACATTGGGAAGGACAACTATGAGAGAAACTGCAGGGAAAGTATGAAAGTTATCGCGTGATTATCGTAAAGAATGAACGAAAGATCGATTGTGTCACGCGTGTCACGTAGTTGAGGAGGACCACGAAAAAGAATAAGTTTTCCCGTCTTTAATTCCACACGCCTGTGTCTCGCATCTTACTTCTCCCTTGCTCGCTCGACGCAGAATACTGATTCTTCTGTTGGCCGAGAACTAAGGGTGGCATTAAAAGTTTCGTGGAAAAGAAGTCGAGCAAATAACACGCGAACGTATGATCGATTGCGTTCCCTAGGAAAGTGTAATCTGCCTTGGAAAGTGGTTGGGGAGAAGGGCAGAGCGGAGAGacaaagaagagaggaagaacaGGAAATGAGATGGGATATAAGGATATTGTGGCCCACTTTGCCGTCGACGATCAGATACACAGAGGCTTTGGGGCTGGTAGAAAAAAGATGGCCACTCATAGAGGGCAGGGTAAGATCggtagaagaataaaaatgggATTTCGTGCGATAAGCGGAACGTAGACCGTCGAGTTCAAATGTTTGCTCGTTGGATTCGCTTCTCCTTTTACCTCGTGGTTGCGTATTTTTTGGTCTCTGctactcttctttttttttttttttactcccTCTTACCAAGGTTCACCTTATCCCGATTTCATCCTGCTggttcttctcgtttcttgtCTCCTTAATGTTCTGGAATCCCCTTTTTCCTCGCTTTTACCCTTCGTGGCATCCACGTGTTGGCGGAACGTGCGCGAGGAAAGGGGATGATCGACCAACCGAAGGGCGGTTCATCCTATATTGCGTCGTCTGGACAAATGACAATTGCAATTCCCTTTTGGAATCTATCGCATTAGTCTGCTGTCCGGACGCAAAATCGTTAGATCGCTGCGTAAAACTGTCTATTCctatcttttctctctctaatTTCGTTAACAAAGACGGACAACGGTAGAAACGCGATGAAATTAAAGGATAGGATAAGGTAGAGTTATTTAGGTTAGAAGTATCTCTGAGTCCTGCTATATTGtctcgaaaataaagaaaagaagttgaACATACACGAGTTTCAACttggtaatattattttagctAAATTTATCGTAACTATATTTAGTTACTCAGCGATGGTATTGCGTCAGTTATTCCGGATTGACTAATTTCCACGCGTGTTTTCGTCGTGAAGAGTCATCAACAGAATTGACAGCAGGCTCCATTAACGTAAAGAATAGCAACGAAACTGGAGTAAAGAGTCACGAACGCCTTGACAGTGATATTCGTCTAGCTCTAAGTTTTCCACGAGTTATGCGTCGCAGACGTTGCCACTCGAAATTACGAAAGTTTGGCGCGCCATCAAGAAAAATGACGAACGGAGAGTGCGCGCGGTTGGAGCGTGCGTGTCACATGGCGCCTTGTCCCTTTTGTTATTCTACTCGTGCACGATCCAGGTATCGCTCTTAGTCCCATCTTATCGATTCTTCCCTTTCGAAACCGAATATACAAAAGAGGTAGGGGAAACTTGTTCGGCTCCCGTAGAGATTTCGTAACTCACGAAGAAAGAGGACACGATACGgtggaattaattaaagaaactaaaTCCCACCCTTTTTATTAACGGAGCGAGcatcttaattaaatttctctctAATTGATAACGGTGGTCCTTCTCTTCATGCACTTGGATACGTATATCAGAGTtcatgttatataaattttctaatttctgaCCAACATAGAATGCATaggtctttctctctctctctctctctctctctctttctctatgtGCAGGCATCGTGTACACCAGGCTTATTCCGCCTAGAGCGTATCGATTGTTCCGCGTCGAACGTAGAGGAACGATAGAATGAGATTGGATTTCACGGTTGCAGCAACGACGGATGGGGTGGTGGTGCAGCACACTTTAGCAGGAAGATTGATTAAGCTGCCGCAGCCACCGCCGCCCACGCGAGGTATATTAAAGACGTGACCCGACATAAAGGAACCCCCTTCGTCTTCAGCTACCAtccgtctctttctctcgctacATCCACCCCTATCTTCTCTCTGACCACATTGATTTTCCACGCCACACTCCATCTTCTTCCTCGCTTCAACTTCCTTCTTCACCCAGTGATTTTCTCTCCACTGTAAACTCTCTTATCCTTCTCTTACTTCTCAGTTTTCTCGAAGAAGTACAAACAAGTACGATGGAAGAAACGTTCCTTTCTCGTTCTCCTTCTCCTCGTCGTTGTTATCGTCTCGAGGTCTGTGGTCCTCTATCTATCGGGGACTCGTTGTTTACTTTAGCCGTAAGCTCGAGCTAcccgaagaagaagaagatgaagaagaagaagaagagagagagagagggagagggagagttCTTTGGTCCTTGGAAAGCTTTGCAAGTTTGATTGAATTCCAACGAGTGGCCGGTATCAGGAAATGGACAAGTTGCTTCGAGGTCTGTTTCACCTTACCCGTCTCCGTCTCCTCATCCTCTTCTCTCTACTTTTCCTCCCTCTTTCCCCACATCTCTTCGTTTTTTTCCCTCTCTCCAACACGCCGCTGTCTGCTAGAAAGCTTTTAGCCTTTCCTATCCGAGTTTCGAGTCCAGACTGCGAGCGTTATTTTCGGTTCTCACGTTCGCCAGGAGGGATTAGAGAGGACGCGAGAGATTATAGAGTTTCGTTATTGCCGCGCTAAATGTTCGTTCCCGGTGTAGTTTCTGAATTAAAGGCGACCTGGACGCGCGTATAGTGCTTTTATTAAAAGCTCGCGCGCCGCTTCAATTTTAAAACAGTCTCGCGGACAGacgtatttgaaattaaaatagaggttgaaattaaaacggcgaggaaagaaaggaagggagGAGATCGAGGATAGCAAGGGAGAGagaatagatattttattctgtcAGAGATATTTATGTCGAACGACCCTTTTTGTTCTATGCCGCTAATGTTCTATTTCTCATTTGAGctcgtttttttcttcttccacctTGTCCTAGATTGCATTTTTCATGAAGATCCCGTTAGGTTAGGTTCGTCCTGGCCATTGTCACGAATTTTCGACGCTGCGTAGATTCCAGGGAATCCAAGGACCTTCCACTTTTCTCTACAGCAACTTCTCATCAATTTCACCGAAGGTAACACCCCAGGGCCGTGTTCTGTCTCATTCTTCGTTGCTTCCCTATAACGCTATCTAACGTGTCAGGCTTTTGTCGACTTGAGATATCCGTTTTCCTTGGATCCCCCGCTGGGAGGGTTTCTCGAATAGATTCTATACGATTTCGAACGGTTAGTCGTTTCCAGATTTTTCACCGATGTTAAACAGTCAgtgaaattccatttatttcccCGTGATTTACGACGCACGTCGATCGTACAATTAATCTTAAGAAACTTAATTACACGCCGCTCGTTATCATCGTGTGACGCGGCTCATCCCTTTCGATTAAAGGACGCACGAGCTACTTCCGAGAAAGAAAGCTCGTATCTCTTCTCGTCGGTAAATACGTTCGAATTAGCCGGCCCCTATCCGCAGAGACGACGCAACAAATGTCCTCTAAAAATAAGGGAAGAAACGGGAACAGAGAAGCGTTCCAGGCGAAGTCGGTTGAGCGACGCGCAAAAGCCATCGGACGTTTTCATGAACGAGGAAGAGAGGGACGAGTTGTGAGAAGGCGAGAGACGGTTACGAGGGCAGCAGCAGAGCGAGATGGGGGAGGAGGGGCTGAAGTGAGAGACAgagcaaagagagagaggaagaggagagagagagtgagaggcCGTGCTTCCCCCGAGGGTCCCGGGATCGATCCCTGTGCAATTTCCCGCACATGTCCGCATTGATCTGCCCTCACTTGCCCCCGGCGCCCACCCTTGCCACACTGAACCACCGCCACCCCCGCTGACGCCGTCACTGACGCCGCTGCCGCCACCGCCAACCAACCACCCTTAGCTTCCTCGGGATCCCCACGATCGTCCAAACACCCGTCTCTCACGCCGTTTCACTGTCCAAAGTCGTTCGAACTACTCTTCCAACCATCCCCGCGGATTCAACCCCTTATATAGTTTTCCCTCTATAGTAGCGTGCCTTAGAAAGAGGAACGGTGCTTGACACGCGGGTCTTGTCACGCGTCACACACGCGATACGCCCCGAGGCATAcacgatttttcaatttaaggaaaaagaaagaaggaaagggagaCACCGATACTGGGTATTGGGTTTCGTGATTGGCAGGTTCTTCCGGTCTCCCAGGGGATTACACGTCTCTCGACAAACGTGTCGCTTTGGAATTTCGTATATCCTCGCGACACCAGGGTTAATTAAGAGAACGACGAAAGGGAGGAATTACCGGTGTAGATGTAACAAAGAACGCGCGAAAACGAGTCGACGAGCGAAAGGACAAAAGTTATTCGCCCGAACACCGCGACGCTCTTCGCTTTTTCTCGCCGATCTTTTTCCCacctcctttttttcttctctctcttgctCTTCGTGGAGCTTCACGAGAGAGCTCGTAAAAACTTGGCTCTGACGAGGGGCGTCGCGGTGGAAGTGGATGCGCACGAGGGCCACGAGTTCGTAGGCAACAACGTGGGCCACCTAAATTAAACTTTTCTCTCCCGGTTCTCTCGCGCCACGTCCCTCCCCACCTCTCTGTCCGTTCACCGAG is part of the Bombus pyrosoma isolate SC7728 linkage group LG13, ASM1482585v1, whole genome shotgun sequence genome and encodes:
- the LOC122574033 gene encoding protein abrupt isoform X4 codes for the protein MAASSSSSSGEQQYSLRWNDFHSSILSSFRHLRDEEDFVDVTLACDSSSFTAHKVVLSACSPYFRRLLKANPCQHPIVILRDVASSDMESLLRFMYHGEVHVGQEQLAAFLKTAQMLQVRGLADVNSGAATAKIPPPSSSGGNNGSAPATPRNPWQDNGRGELNEGALSPPPEKRPRSYSPPLGNHVEQKTDLQESLLGQALEGGPTIHTTPTNNVQAQSTGEDSNSMSENEEEMSNNDSILNSVKTEPSDILNDSIEHHRNSFPTALLGIPGLIPGPSGIHAANQDPNYGSVMPKREEAAMAAVAAAASETTQAVENFARLYTALRHDDASRPLCRYCGRSYSSPSNLRQHVKNVHSNWPPPETWPQCNVCGKRCKTKHYLINHQLQAHGIHQRPSLNNPNQQQHQSPSSSSSLP
- the LOC122574033 gene encoding broad-complex core protein isoforms 1/2/3/4/5 isoform X5, coding for MAASSSSSSGEQQYSLRWNDFHSSILSSFRHLRDEEDFVDVTLACDSSSFTAHKVVLSACSPYFRRLLKANPCQHPIVILRDVASSDMESLLRFMYHGEVHVGQEQLAAFLKTAQMLQVRGLADVNSGAATAKIPPPSSSGGNNGSAPATPRNPWQDNGRGELNEGALSPPPEKRPRSYSPPLGNHVEQKTDLQESLLGQALEGGPTIHTTPTNNVQAQSTGEDSNSMSENEEEMSNNDSILNSVKTEPSDILNDSIEHHRNSFPTALLGIPGLIPGPSGIHAANQDPNYVYTLNSISRRTSTSPSQMWRVIRDPSNHGRNLGQSTKLLA